A part of Candidatus Binatota bacterium genomic DNA contains:
- a CDS encoding NAD(P)/FAD-dependent oxidoreductase, producing the protein MKNQNPSVAIIGSGMSGLCMAIKLQRAGFDDFDIYEKADSVGGTWRENTYPGLSCDVPSHYYSYSFELKSDWTKRFSSGEEIRQYLEMVADKYDVRRSIRFNTEVTECRWRGDSWELDLSDGTSTRADVVVSATGVLHHPRYPDIEGIDSFNGACFHSARWNHDVQLDGKRVGVVGNGSTSIQMVTELVSRVDTMTMFQRTAQWVAPSADKVYSDKFKKALRYVPGLQFLVYHALRIFFEQIGGRAVIRPGWQRTQVAAACRRNLQNVRDPELRAKLTPEYEPMCKRLVMSSGFYDAVQSDNCSVVTESIERIEPTGVRTADGILHELDVLVLATGFDPHAFMRPINLVGENGVTLAEAWSEAVIAYRTIALPGFPNFFMPQGPNGPVGNYSLMSVAETQCDYIVKCLRLLQSGKLQKISPRPEVCAQLEEERIKALATSVWSTGCNSWYLDKRGIPALWPYTPDRFRRDLNTPRIAELNAS; encoded by the coding sequence ATGAAAAATCAGAACCCCTCGGTTGCCATCATAGGCTCGGGCATGTCCGGGCTGTGCATGGCTATCAAACTCCAGCGGGCCGGGTTCGACGACTTCGACATCTACGAAAAGGCGGATTCGGTCGGCGGCACATGGCGTGAAAACACGTACCCGGGGTTGTCCTGCGACGTACCGTCGCACTACTACAGCTACAGCTTCGAGTTAAAATCGGACTGGACCAAACGTTTCTCTTCCGGTGAAGAAATTCGACAATACCTGGAGATGGTCGCCGACAAGTACGACGTGAGACGCTCTATTCGGTTCAACACCGAGGTCACCGAGTGCCGATGGCGCGGCGACAGCTGGGAACTGGACCTCTCGGACGGGACGAGCACACGGGCCGACGTGGTGGTATCAGCCACCGGGGTGCTGCACCACCCGCGCTATCCCGACATTGAAGGCATCGACTCCTTCAACGGAGCGTGCTTTCACTCGGCGCGCTGGAATCACGACGTCCAGTTGGACGGTAAGCGAGTAGGCGTAGTAGGCAACGGATCGACATCGATACAGATGGTCACAGAGCTGGTCTCCCGCGTCGACACGATGACCATGTTCCAGCGCACCGCACAGTGGGTCGCCCCCTCGGCGGACAAGGTCTACTCAGATAAATTCAAGAAAGCCCTTCGATATGTGCCGGGCCTGCAGTTCCTGGTTTACCACGCCCTGCGGATTTTTTTCGAGCAGATCGGCGGGCGAGCAGTGATTAGACCGGGTTGGCAGCGCACGCAGGTAGCGGCGGCCTGCCGGCGCAACCTGCAAAACGTGCGCGATCCCGAGCTCAGGGCCAAGCTCACGCCCGAGTACGAACCCATGTGCAAGCGACTGGTCATGTCGTCCGGCTTCTACGACGCCGTGCAATCGGATAACTGCTCAGTGGTTACCGAGAGCATAGAGCGAATTGAACCGACCGGGGTGCGCACCGCCGACGGCATCCTGCACGAGCTCGACGTACTGGTGCTGGCCACCGGTTTCGACCCCCACGCCTTCATGCGTCCGATTAACCTGGTGGGCGAAAACGGAGTCACCCTCGCCGAAGCGTGGAGCGAGGCGGTAATTGCTTACCGCACCATAGCGTTGCCTGGCTTCCCAAATTTTTTCATGCCGCAGGGTCCCAACGGACCCGTGGGCAACTACTCGCTTATGTCTGTCGCCGAAACGCAGTGCGACTACATAGTAAAGTGCCTCCGCTTACTGCAGAGCGGAAAGCTGCAGAAAATCTCCCCGAGACCCGAGGTCTGTGCCCAGCTGGAAGAAGAACGCATAAAGGCGCTAGCCACCTCGGTGTGGAGCACGGGGTGCAACAGCTGGTACCTCGACAAACGCGGCATACCGGCGTTATGGCCATACACGCCCGACCGCTTCAGGCGCGATCTTAATACACCCCGAATCGCCGAACTGAACGCTTCATAA
- a CDS encoding LLM class F420-dependent oxidoreductase: MKYGLCIFPTAYSIQPAELAVALEERGFESLWVAEHTHIPCSRETPWPGGADLPQMYYDVYAPLVALAAAAAATTTLKVATGVTLVPQRDPLILAKEVATLDRVSNGRFMLGVGGGWNREELANHYDFPFERRWKVMRERIEAMKTMWTEEKAAYHGEFVDFDEVFSSPKPVQSPHPPIHVGGEAPYGIRRALRYGDGWIPIAGRADTDLVGDMATFRSMAAEADRDPDSMEVSVYAAPGDTDELGRLRDAGFARAVFIAPSATAEQVLPLLDHYASLAKEVG, translated from the coding sequence ATGAAATACGGCCTTTGCATTTTTCCTACCGCCTACTCCATTCAACCGGCAGAGCTTGCCGTGGCGCTCGAGGAGCGCGGCTTCGAGTCGCTGTGGGTCGCCGAGCACACGCACATTCCCTGCTCCCGAGAAACGCCGTGGCCCGGCGGTGCCGACCTGCCGCAGATGTACTACGACGTGTATGCGCCGCTGGTGGCGCTGGCCGCCGCCGCCGCGGCGACGACAACACTCAAGGTCGCAACCGGCGTAACGCTCGTGCCCCAGCGAGACCCCTTGATACTGGCCAAGGAGGTGGCCACGCTCGACCGCGTGAGCAATGGCCGTTTCATGCTGGGCGTGGGCGGTGGCTGGAACCGCGAGGAACTCGCCAACCACTATGACTTTCCTTTCGAGCGACGCTGGAAAGTCATGCGCGAACGCATTGAAGCCATGAAGACCATGTGGACGGAAGAAAAAGCAGCCTACCACGGTGAGTTCGTTGATTTCGACGAGGTGTTCTCCTCGCCCAAGCCAGTGCAATCGCCCCACCCCCCGATACACGTGGGCGGCGAAGCGCCTTACGGCATAAGGCGTGCGCTGCGCTACGGTGACGGCTGGATACCCATTGCCGGTCGCGCAGACACCGATCTCGTGGGCGACATGGCCACTTTTCGCAGCATGGCAGCAGAAGCGGACCGCGATCCGGACTCGATGGAGGTATCGGTATACGCCGCGCCCGGCGACACCGACGAACTCGGCCGCCTGCGCGACGCCGGCTTCGCACGCGCGGTGTTCATAGCCCCGTCGGCTACCGCCGAACAGGTGCTGCCCCTGCTCGACCACTACGCGTCGCTGGCAAAAGAGGTCGGCTGA
- a CDS encoding SDR family oxidoreductase, whose translation MYAVSGGASGIGAAIVVTLRERGDEVIVVDIRDADIEADLSTADGCRQAVVELEGRAPDGLDGLVACAGLGPVVRPASLITRVNFFGSQRLVDGARELVARKRGSVVMISSNSAPMDSDDEYVAALLELDEERACAIADRIGDGHTAYAGSKKAITRWMRRNAAAWAADGMRINAVAPGITSTPLTDSAYADETLGQIMKDFGESVPVGRLGQPEDIAGAVAFLLSEKAQFVCGSVLFVDGGHDAMLRPDEF comes from the coding sequence GTGTACGCAGTAAGCGGCGGCGCTTCGGGCATAGGTGCCGCCATCGTGGTGACGCTTAGAGAGCGCGGTGACGAGGTCATCGTCGTCGACATACGCGACGCAGACATCGAGGCCGACCTTTCCACGGCCGACGGATGCAGGCAGGCCGTAGTCGAACTGGAGGGCCGTGCCCCCGACGGGCTTGACGGCCTGGTGGCCTGCGCCGGGCTGGGCCCCGTGGTGCGTCCCGCGTCGCTCATAACGCGGGTCAATTTTTTTGGCAGCCAGAGGCTCGTAGACGGCGCGCGGGAGCTCGTTGCCAGGAAGCGCGGATCGGTTGTCATGATCTCATCGAACTCGGCACCCATGGACAGCGACGACGAATACGTGGCCGCCCTGCTCGAACTCGACGAAGAACGTGCCTGCGCCATCGCCGACCGCATCGGCGACGGCCACACCGCCTACGCCGGATCAAAGAAGGCGATAACCCGCTGGATGCGTCGCAACGCAGCTGCGTGGGCGGCCGACGGTATGCGGATCAATGCCGTGGCGCCGGGCATCACCAGCACCCCGCTTACCGACAGCGCTTACGCCGACGAGACCCTGGGCCAGATCATGAAGGATTTTGGCGAGTCGGTACCCGTGGGCCGCCTGGGTCAGCCCGAAGACATCGCCGGCGCGGTGGCCTTCCTTCTGAGCGAAAAGGCGCAGTTCGTCTGCGGCTCGGTGCTGTTCGTTGACGGTGGTCACGACGCCATGCTGCGCCCCGACGAATTCTAG
- a CDS encoding dihydroorotate dehydrogenase: MSAATDLSVDVGGLTWPTPVGLASGCCGYGRELEDRVDGVDFGKIGAIFTKGLSLEPREGNAPEWASNPSGRITEVPGAMINAIGLANPGVHAFISDKLPWLAEWRERHGGRVIANIFGESVEEYAELARRLDSADGVDGVELNLSCPNVEKGGLEFGQDAEACARVTAAVREVTGKFMAVKLSPACDVAALSVAAERAGAQALSISNTLPVSQAALALDPVPELPSMGGISGPVLRPLALEATRNARAASSLAIIGIGGIATADHAREFFAAGACAVQVGTALFGDPDVCARICSGISVPV; the protein is encoded by the coding sequence ATGTCGGCGGCCACCGACTTGTCGGTAGACGTCGGCGGGCTCACTTGGCCCACACCGGTGGGCCTTGCCTCGGGTTGCTGCGGTTATGGCCGCGAGCTCGAAGACCGTGTGGACGGCGTCGACTTCGGAAAAATCGGCGCGATCTTCACCAAGGGCCTGTCCCTGGAGCCGCGCGAGGGCAACGCGCCCGAGTGGGCGTCCAACCCTTCCGGTCGCATCACCGAAGTGCCGGGCGCGATGATCAACGCCATCGGCCTGGCCAACCCGGGAGTCCACGCGTTCATAAGTGACAAGTTGCCGTGGCTCGCCGAGTGGCGCGAGCGCCACGGGGGCAGGGTGATCGCCAATATATTCGGCGAAAGCGTAGAGGAGTACGCCGAACTTGCACGTCGTCTCGATAGTGCCGACGGTGTTGATGGCGTTGAGCTCAACCTGTCCTGTCCCAACGTGGAGAAGGGTGGCCTGGAGTTTGGCCAGGACGCCGAGGCCTGTGCGCGGGTGACGGCGGCGGTGCGCGAAGTCACGGGCAAATTTATGGCCGTAAAACTCTCGCCGGCCTGCGACGTTGCTGCTCTTTCGGTCGCGGCCGAGCGGGCTGGCGCACAGGCGCTCTCGATCAGCAATACGCTGCCGGTTTCCCAGGCGGCGTTGGCACTTGACCCGGTCCCCGAGCTGCCGTCCATGGGTGGCATAAGCGGTCCAGTGCTGAGGCCGCTGGCGCTGGAGGCCACGAGGAATGCGCGCGCCGCCAGCAGTCTTGCCATCATAGGCATAGGCGGCATAGCCACGGCTGATCACGCGCGCGAGTTTTTTGCTGCGGGCGCCTGCGCCGTGCAGGTGGGTACCGCCTTGTTC
- a CDS encoding bifunctional 3-(3-hydroxy-phenyl)propionate/3-hydroxycinnamic acid hydroxylase: protein MRGARGIALLDVAIVGAGPTGAVAANLCGLHGLSAVAFDSAPDVYDLPRAVGMWDDVQRILANTGLLETTLPVMYEPVGAEFVDASGKRLIGLDYPGGLITPNGYPVIRMFHQPGMERSVRAHIADLPDVNLHLSQEVVEFEQHHDHVSLQVCDLTDNNTRRVQAKWMIACDGAASPTRKACGIDWQSLGYDREWLVVDVTVTGEDRLPPCVRQVCDPERPTTMMPLPLNMRRWEFQLRDGETAKEMERPERVWELVEKWMPRQDAELVRAAVYCFHSTIAETFRSDRVFLAGDAAHQTPPFMGQGLCSGLRDVDNLAWKIAHVERGLAGDGLLDTYTAERRPHTLKAIEHSVKTGQLIDAFAEMTRGGPEPPPELQAYAYGGDAQLPDLSSGLLAGRDSNSIGRLVPQAPAVVEGRHGTLDELVGLHWAVISGKDPREALDDDALSRWEKLGARFVTIPEPSGSMLALLLEHEVVVARPDRVIFGEGRDHPAL from the coding sequence CTGCGTGGCGCGCGGGGAATAGCGTTGCTCGACGTTGCCATCGTGGGCGCGGGTCCCACGGGCGCGGTTGCAGCCAACCTGTGCGGCCTGCACGGCCTGTCGGCGGTAGCCTTCGACAGCGCGCCCGATGTCTATGACCTCCCGCGCGCGGTCGGCATGTGGGACGATGTGCAGCGAATCCTGGCCAACACCGGCCTGCTCGAAACGACGCTGCCGGTCATGTACGAACCCGTGGGCGCGGAGTTCGTAGACGCGTCCGGTAAACGCCTGATAGGCCTGGATTACCCGGGCGGATTGATTACTCCCAACGGCTACCCGGTCATCCGCATGTTTCACCAGCCGGGCATGGAACGCTCCGTCCGCGCGCACATAGCCGACTTGCCGGACGTGAACCTCCACCTGTCGCAGGAAGTCGTCGAATTCGAACAACACCACGACCACGTATCGCTGCAAGTCTGCGACCTCACCGACAACAACACGCGCCGAGTACAGGCCAAGTGGATGATCGCCTGCGACGGCGCCGCCAGCCCCACTCGCAAGGCCTGCGGCATCGACTGGCAGAGCCTCGGATACGACCGCGAATGGTTGGTGGTCGACGTCACGGTGACCGGCGAAGATCGACTGCCGCCCTGCGTACGACAGGTCTGCGACCCCGAAAGACCCACCACCATGATGCCGCTGCCATTGAACATGCGTCGCTGGGAGTTCCAGCTGCGCGACGGCGAAACCGCCAAGGAGATGGAGCGCCCCGAACGGGTGTGGGAACTGGTAGAAAAGTGGATGCCCCGGCAGGACGCCGAACTGGTTCGGGCGGCGGTCTACTGCTTTCACTCGACCATAGCCGAGACTTTTCGCAGCGACCGCGTGTTTTTGGCCGGCGACGCCGCCCACCAGACGCCGCCATTCATGGGCCAGGGCCTGTGCAGCGGATTGCGCGACGTCGACAACCTCGCCTGGAAGATAGCCCACGTCGAACGCGGGCTGGCGGGCGACGGCCTGCTGGACACCTACACTGCCGAACGACGCCCGCACACGCTCAAGGCCATCGAACACTCGGTTAAAACCGGCCAGCTGATCGACGCCTTTGCCGAGATGACACGCGGTGGGCCCGAACCGCCGCCCGAGTTGCAGGCCTACGCCTACGGAGGCGACGCACAGTTGCCTGATCTCTCCTCTGGACTGCTGGCCGGGCGCGACAGCAACTCGATAGGCCGCTTGGTGCCGCAGGCCCCGGCCGTGGTCGAAGGCAGGCACGGCACGCTCGATGAGCTTGTCGGCTTGCACTGGGCGGTTATCTCCGGGAAAGACCCGAGGGAAGCACTGGACGACGATGCCCTGTCCCGCTGGGAAAAACTTGGCGCGAGGTTCGTGACGATTCCCGAGCCGAGTGGCTCCATGCTGGCGCTGTTGCTCGAGCACGAGGTCGTCGTGGCCAGGCCCGATCGCGTTATTTTTGGCGAGGGAAGGGACCACCCGGCATTGTGA
- a CDS encoding FAA hydrolase family protein yields MAFRLANINNRAVLVTDNGVYDLERHGEGFSSEPMEAIARYRELHDVAASLNGSPDAQLDPANLGPPVPRPQKVLGIGLNYRAHAEESKMDLPENPLVFNKLSSCIVGPCDDVIVYGPTTDWEAELVVVMGTRARDIAAEDAWDNIAGVTCGQDISERTTQFASRPPHFDLGKSYDTFGPIGPSIVSVDQLNDPNDLALACSVNGEQKQNARTNDLIFDVPALVAYISAICTLEPGDLIFTGTPSGVGVMAGTFLQPGDEVTTTIESIGTMTNRCVARGE; encoded by the coding sequence ATGGCTTTCAGGCTTGCAAACATCAACAATCGGGCGGTCCTGGTTACCGACAACGGGGTTTACGACCTCGAACGGCACGGCGAGGGCTTCTCTTCCGAACCAATGGAGGCCATCGCAAGGTACCGCGAACTGCACGACGTAGCGGCCTCGCTCAATGGTTCGCCCGACGCCCAGCTTGACCCGGCAAACCTGGGCCCGCCGGTGCCGCGGCCACAGAAGGTGCTCGGCATAGGCCTCAACTACAGGGCCCACGCCGAGGAATCGAAGATGGATCTCCCCGAAAACCCGCTGGTGTTCAACAAGCTCAGCAGTTGCATCGTGGGCCCTTGCGACGACGTTATCGTCTACGGACCGACCACCGACTGGGAAGCCGAACTGGTGGTGGTCATGGGTACGCGCGCGCGCGACATCGCGGCCGAAGATGCCTGGGACAACATCGCCGGGGTGACCTGCGGGCAGGACATCTCGGAGCGCACCACCCAGTTCGCTTCCCGCCCACCCCACTTCGACCTCGGCAAGTCCTACGACACCTTCGGCCCCATAGGGCCCAGCATCGTCTCGGTTGACCAGCTCAACGACCCCAACGACCTGGCGCTGGCCTGCTCGGTCAACGGCGAACAGAAGCAGAACGCGCGCACCAACGATCTCATCTTCGACGTCCCGGCGCTGGTCGCTTACATCTCGGCCATCTGCACGCTGGAACCCGGCGATCTCATCTTTACCGGCACACCGTCGGGCGTGGGAGTGATGGCGGGCACTTTCCTGCAGCCGGGCGACGAGGTCACCACTACCATCGAGAGCATCGGCACGATGACCAACCGCTGCGTGGCGCGCGGGGAATAG
- a CDS encoding DUF2855 family protein, whose translation MGAYTGDGFCRRARVESPGRRGGRARVRLLSHVAASSHRGRARRRVGDNRRSPHRSAHALFYRQYTPVASDPLYQAVGGAEREDALMIFRGLFMTSFLADDYLAESDFGGAREVVVISASSKTAIALAWALSRRSGLAVTGLTSPGNREFVEGLGCYDKVVTYDALDEIDDGCPLGFVDMAGNAAVLRSLHERCGDNVKFSLLIGVTHWQQSGDTTGLPGAAPEFFFAPTQAEKRVGDWGAAGFQERVGGALVQFLEWTDDWLQLRRDSGPEAMERVYRDTLKGGLDPSVGRLLSPWD comes from the coding sequence CTGGGGGCGTATACCGGTGATGGGTTTTGCCGACGTGCTCGCGTCGAGTCACCCGGCCGTCGCGGTGGGCGAGCGCGTGTTCGGCTTCTTTCCCATGTCGCGGCATCTTCTCATCGAGGCCGAGCGCGAAGGCGAGTCGGTGATAATCGACGCTCGCCACACCGTTCGGCCCACGCGTTGTTCTACCGGCAGTACACGCCCGTGGCCTCGGACCCCTTGTACCAGGCCGTTGGCGGGGCCGAGCGTGAAGACGCGTTGATGATTTTCAGGGGCTTGTTCATGACGTCGTTTCTCGCCGACGACTACCTGGCCGAAAGTGACTTTGGCGGTGCCCGTGAGGTGGTTGTCATCAGTGCTTCGAGCAAGACCGCCATCGCTCTTGCCTGGGCGCTGTCGCGCCGAAGCGGGCTGGCGGTCACTGGGCTCACCTCGCCGGGCAACAGGGAGTTCGTTGAAGGCCTGGGCTGCTACGACAAGGTGGTGACCTACGACGCGTTGGACGAAATAGACGACGGCTGTCCGCTTGGCTTTGTCGACATGGCCGGCAACGCTGCTGTCCTGCGCAGCTTGCACGAGCGTTGCGGCGACAACGTGAAGTTCTCGTTGCTGATCGGCGTGACCCACTGGCAACAGTCTGGCGATACCACGGGCCTGCCGGGTGCAGCGCCGGAGTTTTTCTTTGCCCCGACCCAGGCCGAAAAGCGAGTTGGCGACTGGGGTGCCGCCGGCTTCCAGGAGAGAGTAGGGGGCGCGCTCGTGCAGTTTCTCGAGTGGACAGACGACTGGCTGCAGCTACGGCGCGACAGCGGGCCGGAGGCCATGGAGCGGGTATATCGCGATACTCTCAAGGGCGGCCTTGACCCCAGCGTAGGCAGGCTGCTCTCGCCCTGGGACTGA
- a CDS encoding glyoxalase, giving the protein MKLRWSHAVMYVCDADEMIGFYRDMLGFEVSDHGPVMLGDQDLGVEVTFLSQVATDHHQLAFVPVRGDGASNTYDHMAFRVDSLAEVKELAARLQDDGRATGVNAMNHGNAWSVYFKDPDGNGVEVFCDSPFHVQQPQARPWDFAMSEDELRRVTEEQFGGEPEFKPADEFYAERRRHFGD; this is encoded by the coding sequence ATGAAGTTGAGATGGTCTCACGCTGTTATGTACGTATGCGACGCGGACGAAATGATAGGGTTTTATCGCGATATGCTTGGCTTCGAGGTCAGTGACCACGGACCGGTCATGCTGGGCGACCAGGACCTCGGCGTCGAAGTGACTTTTCTCAGCCAGGTTGCGACCGACCATCACCAGTTGGCCTTCGTGCCGGTGAGGGGCGACGGGGCTTCTAACACTTACGACCACATGGCCTTCCGCGTGGATTCGCTGGCCGAGGTCAAGGAGCTGGCCGCGCGCCTGCAGGACGACGGTCGTGCCACGGGAGTCAACGCGATGAATCATGGCAACGCCTGGTCGGTATACTTCAAGGACCCCGATGGCAACGGGGTCGAGGTGTTCTGCGATTCGCCTTTTCACGTGCAGCAGCCGCAGGCGCGCCCCTGGGACTTTGCGATGAGCGAGGACGAACTTCGCCGCGTCACCGAGGAACAGTTTGGCGGCGAACCCGAGTTCAAGCCCGCGGACGAGTTCTATGCCGAGCGCCGCCGACACTTCGGCGACTGA